The following proteins are co-located in the Salvelinus fontinalis isolate EN_2023a chromosome 29, ASM2944872v1, whole genome shotgun sequence genome:
- the LOC129828011 gene encoding lysosome-associated membrane glycoprotein 2-like isoform X3 codes for MFRCAFLIFFLALGNELHLSHGTEVSVNNTENKLCLYANLMVNFSVTYEVGVNKNETVLFVLPENVTTEGSTCDNTTSTLKLSFGYGHSWTVEFAIKNKTYQVDTIVFSYNLNDSSVFPNSTSNETMSVTGKSVITNVSVDTYYSCKSEDVLTIESVIQTLYDVALQAFVINGSKSDKDTVCSADMTSTTVAPTTVAPTTTVTTTAAPTSTPTLPTPTTGKYSITPDVNSTACLIATFGLRIGYKQGDKEETINLVPNMTEVGGACRANSSDLKLTSDTINITFTFSNDGKKFHLHALNVTVIPATGATVVAANTNMSIWAAAVGSSYMCNKEQTLNVTDTLTLYTFELRVQPFEVNKGEFATAHECSLDDTSILIPIIVGAALAGLILIVVIAYVIGRRKTYVGYQTL; via the exons ATGTTTCGCTGTGCGTTTTTGATTTTTTTCCTGGCTCTTGGAAATG AACTCCATCTATCACATGGGACTGAAGTGTCAGTCAACAACACGGAGAACAAATTATGCCTCTATGCCAATTTGATGGTCAACTTCTCAGTCACATATGAAGTTGGTGTAAATAAG AATGAAACTGTTCTTTTTGTACTGCCTGAAAATGTGACAACCGAAGGGAGCACCTGTGATAACACAACATCGACATTGAAACTCAGTTTTGGATACGGGCACAGTTGGACAGTGGAATTCGCTATAAAGAACAAAACCTACCAAGTAGATACCATTGTCTTCTCCTACAATCTCAATGACTCAAGCGTCTTCCCCAACTCTACATCAAACG AAACCATGTCTGTGACAGGAAAGTCAGTTATCACCAACGTGAGTGTGGACACCTACTACTCCTGCAAGAGTGAAGATGTCCTGACAATAGAGTCTGTTATTCAGACACTGTATGATGTTGCTCTACAGGCGTTTGTGATTAACGGCAGCAAAAGTGACAAAG ACACCGTATGCTCCGCTGACATGACCTCCACCACTGTGGCGCCCACCACTGTGGCGCCCACCACGACCGTTACCACCACAGCTGCCCCCACTTCTACCCCTACACTGCCCACGCCCACTACTGGAAAGTACAGCATCACACCTGACGTCAACAGCACAGCCTGCCTGATAGCCACCTTTGGCCTACGGATCGGCTACAAGCAAGGAGAC AAAGAGGAGACCATCAACCTGGTGCCCAATATGACTGAAGTGGGCGGAGCCTGTAGGGCCAACAGCAGCGATCTCAAATTGACATCGGATACAATCAACATCACGTTCACGTTCAGCAAT GACGGCAAGAAGTTCCACCTGCACGCTCTGAACGTCACAGTGATACCAGCCACGG GGGCCACCGTCGTTGCAGCCAATACCAACATGTCCATTTGGGCGGCGGCAGTAGGCAGCTCCTACATGTGCAACAAGGAGCAGACCTTAAATGTCACCGACACGCTCACTCTCTACACGTTCGAGCTCCGCGTCCAGCCCTTCGAAGTCAACAAAGGCGAATTCGCTACAG CCCATGAATGTTCACTGGATGACACCAGCATCTTAATCCCAATCATTGTTGGTGCCGCCCTGGCCGGCTTGATTCTCATTGTAGTGATTGCTTACGTGATTGGTCGTAGGAAGACCTATGTGGGATATCAGACCCTCTAA